One genomic window of Candidatus Methylomirabilota bacterium includes the following:
- a CDS encoding ABC transporter permease — protein sequence MSGPSRVAVQDRAAFLRRPEHRLLRVAALAGLLVLWEALTRVGWIPALFLPSPVGVLRELGEMAASGQLFVHVGASLRRLLLGFAAGGAAGVAVGILTGFFSLADAVGQPLIAATFPIPKIALLPLLILWLGIGEPSKVAVIALGVFFPMAINTYAGVREADPLLVRAAVAFGAGRWSVIRKVILPSALPMIFAGLKLGAGTALLLLVAAEMIAADSGIGFLVLHAGNIMDTTKLMVGIVVLSLLGLLSHWALARCERLAVPWRFT from the coding sequence GTGAGCGGCCCGTCGCGCGTGGCCGTCCAGGACCGCGCGGCCTTCCTGCGCCGCCCCGAGCACCGGCTGCTCCGCGTCGCCGCGCTCGCCGGGCTCCTCGTTCTCTGGGAGGCGCTGACGCGCGTCGGCTGGATCCCGGCGCTCTTCCTGCCATCGCCGGTCGGTGTGCTGAGGGAGCTGGGCGAGATGGCGGCCTCGGGCCAGCTCTTCGTGCACGTCGGCGCGAGCCTGCGCCGGCTCCTGCTTGGCTTTGCCGCGGGCGGCGCCGCCGGCGTCGCCGTCGGGATCTTAACCGGGTTCTTCTCGCTGGCAGATGCCGTGGGCCAGCCGCTCATCGCCGCGACCTTCCCCATCCCGAAGATCGCGCTACTGCCGCTCCTGATCCTCTGGCTCGGCATCGGCGAGCCGTCCAAGGTCGCCGTCATCGCGCTGGGCGTCTTCTTCCCGATGGCGATCAACACGTACGCCGGAGTGCGTGAAGCGGACCCGTTGCTCGTGCGCGCAGCTGTCGCGTTCGGCGCGGGCAGGTGGAGCGTGATCCGGAAGGTCATCCTGCCTTCGGCCCTGCCGATGATCTTCGCGGGGCTCAAGCTGGGGGCGGGCACGGCGCTGCTCCTCCTGGTCGCGGCCGAGATGATCGCCGCCGACTCCGGCATCGGCTTCCTCGTGCTCCACGCGGGCAACATCATGGACACCACCAAGCTCATGGTGGGGATCGTGGTGCTGTCTCTCCTCGGCCTGCTCTCACACTGGGCGCTCGCTCGCTGCGAGCGGCTGGCGGTGCCGTGGCGATTTACCTAG
- a CDS encoding redoxin domain-containing protein produces MLGIDGVMPQFEAAGAQVLGVSADHAATLDAWVKQNPLKHSLASDFRRTMLPGYGAMVTDEKSPIFRYAKRAYIVIDRQGVVRYVKVMDNPLDLLQPDDLLKALKESGAS; encoded by the coding sequence ATCCTCGGCATCGACGGGGTCATGCCCCAGTTCGAAGCCGCGGGCGCCCAGGTTCTGGGCGTGAGCGCCGACCACGCGGCGACGCTCGACGCGTGGGTCAAGCAGAACCCGCTCAAGCACTCGCTTGCCTCAGACTTCCGCCGTACCATGCTGCCGGGCTATGGCGCCATGGTGACGGACGAGAAGAGCCCCATCTTCCGCTACGCCAAGCGCGCCTACATCGTCATCGACCGGCAGGGCGTAGTCCGCTACGTCAAGGTGATGGACAACCCGCTCGACCTGCTCCAGCCCGACGACCTGCTCAAGGCGCTCAAGGAGTCGGGAGCGTCATGA
- a CDS encoding ATP-binding protein: protein MSVRDEAQAMNVEGAEPASERQIARIGLAAERDYLTAALGFVREVAGHVGLGTRDVAGLARAVEDVCLNVIEHGFEPGQPASFDVVILRRPGQLVVAVEDRGLPFDWSRLEAGTGSALAAPSLTAGIDDVRFVNLGTRGNRVEIVKRLPFDHIESYIAGKGAAPVAASTEPSTAPVTVRSMTPDDAIAVARCTYAVYGYTVPDDYLYFPDRIREMLQGGLLEVCVGATPDGEIVSCLTREVARPGAPVGYLGEGMVDPRFRGHRLLEQMLAFVQHRTAEQGMLGLYAEAVTVHPFSQKSNLALGFTETGIQLADEAPTVVFKQIDGAAAPKRTATVLSFLKTNEDSRRAVYPPTHHRAMIQRIYERGRFERHFEAGPEPAAFPSAAQLSVEVFPKWSEASLHVTAYGADLADLVRFRLRELRFRRIDWISLDLPLSHPGAQQLCAPIEALGFFFAGVIPELVGDDVLRLQYLNEVEADLDSVQLASDFGKELFAYVVQAMNASP from the coding sequence GTGAGCGTCCGAGATGAGGCCCAGGCGATGAACGTCGAAGGCGCAGAACCCGCGTCGGAACGGCAGATCGCCCGCATCGGCCTGGCCGCCGAGCGCGACTACCTCACCGCCGCCCTCGGCTTCGTCCGCGAGGTCGCGGGCCACGTCGGTCTGGGCACGCGCGACGTCGCGGGGCTCGCGCGCGCCGTCGAGGACGTGTGCCTGAACGTCATCGAGCACGGCTTCGAGCCGGGGCAGCCCGCGAGCTTCGACGTGGTGATCCTGCGACGACCTGGGCAGCTCGTCGTGGCCGTGGAGGATCGGGGCCTACCGTTCGACTGGAGCCGCCTGGAGGCGGGCACGGGCTCGGCCCTGGCCGCCCCCTCGCTCACGGCCGGCATCGACGACGTGCGGTTCGTGAACCTGGGCACCCGGGGCAACCGCGTGGAGATCGTCAAGCGCCTGCCCTTCGACCACATTGAGTCCTACATCGCCGGGAAGGGCGCGGCGCCGGTGGCCGCGTCGACCGAGCCGTCCACCGCTCCAGTGACCGTGCGCTCGATGACGCCCGACGACGCCATCGCCGTGGCGCGCTGCACGTATGCCGTCTACGGCTATACCGTGCCCGACGACTACCTCTATTTCCCCGACCGCATACGGGAGATGCTGCAGGGCGGCCTGCTCGAGGTCTGCGTCGGCGCGACGCCCGATGGCGAGATCGTGAGCTGCCTGACGCGGGAAGTCGCTCGACCCGGTGCGCCTGTCGGCTATCTGGGCGAGGGCATGGTCGATCCCCGCTTCCGGGGCCACCGCCTCCTCGAGCAGATGCTCGCGTTCGTCCAGCACCGCACGGCCGAACAGGGCATGCTCGGGCTTTATGCCGAGGCCGTGACCGTGCACCCATTCTCGCAGAAGAGCAATCTCGCCCTCGGCTTCACGGAAACCGGGATACAGCTCGCCGACGAGGCGCCGACCGTCGTCTTCAAGCAGATCGACGGCGCCGCGGCGCCGAAGCGCACGGCCACCGTGCTCAGCTTCCTCAAGACGAATGAAGACTCGCGGCGCGCGGTGTATCCGCCGACGCATCACCGGGCGATGATCCAGCGCATCTACGAGCGCGGGCGCTTCGAGCGTCACTTCGAGGCGGGGCCGGAGCCCGCCGCATTCCCCAGCGCGGCGCAGCTCAGCGTCGAGGTGTTCCCCAAGTGGAGCGAGGCCTCTCTCCACGTCACCGCCTACGGCGCGGACCTGGCCGACCTCGTGCGATTCCGGCTGCGCGAGCTACGCTTCCGCCGCATCGACTGGATCAGCCTCGACCTGCCGCTGTCCCATCCCGGCGCCCAGCAGCTCTGCGCGCCGATCGAGGCGCTCGGCTTCTTCTTCGCCGGGGTCATCCCCGAGCTTGTCGGTGACGACGTCCTGCGCCTTCAATACCTCAATGAGGTCGAGGCCGATCTCGACTCGGTGCAGCTCGCGTCGGACTTCGGCAAGGAGCTGTTCGCCTACGTCGTGCAAGCGATGAACGCGTCGCCGTAG
- a CDS encoding type II toxin-antitoxin system RelE/ParE family toxin yields the protein MTPPSRLRVPTRLQELIRGLHPDLKRKVRAALDVIRADPSAGKELRDDLTGLRSFRLGRFRIIYRFGPRRLIDLIAIGPRRVIYEETLRLLRRARRP from the coding sequence GTGACGCCCCCCAGTCGTCTCCGGGTCCCAACCCGCCTCCAGGAACTGATCCGCGGCCTCCATCCCGATCTCAAGCGCAAGGTTCGCGCGGCCCTCGACGTTATCCGCGCTGACCCGTCGGCAGGGAAGGAGCTCCGTGATGACCTCACCGGGCTCCGGAGCTTTCGGCTCGGCCGGTTCCGGATCATCTACCGGTTCGGCCCGCGGCGCCTGATCGACCTGATAGCCATCGGCCCCCGTCGAGTCATCTACGAAGAGACGCTGCGCCTGCTACGCCGCGCCCGCAGGCCGTGA
- a CDS encoding amino acid ABC transporter ATP-binding protein has protein sequence MRYRQVNKWFGPLHVLKDVTLDVAPGEVVVVCGPSGSGKSTLIRCVNRLEPIQQGEIWVYGEPISGNGVNLSKLRAEVGMVFQSFNLFPHMTAIENIMLAPMKVKGLSRAEGEKIARDLLARVRIPDKADKHPANLSGGQQQRVAIARALAMQPRIMLFDEPTSALDPEMINEVLDVMTDLAKEGMTMMVVTHEMGFARRVAHRVTFMDEGQIVEAATPQDFFSAPKSDRAKDFLSKILSH, from the coding sequence ATCAGGTACAGGCAGGTCAACAAGTGGTTCGGCCCGCTCCACGTGCTGAAGGACGTCACGCTCGACGTCGCGCCCGGCGAGGTGGTCGTGGTCTGCGGCCCGTCGGGCTCGGGTAAGAGCACGCTCATCCGCTGTGTCAACCGCCTCGAGCCCATCCAGCAGGGGGAGATCTGGGTCTACGGCGAGCCGATCAGCGGTAATGGCGTCAACCTCTCGAAGCTCCGCGCCGAAGTCGGCATGGTCTTCCAGTCCTTCAACCTCTTCCCCCACATGACCGCGATCGAGAACATCATGCTCGCGCCGATGAAGGTCAAGGGCCTCTCCCGGGCCGAGGGGGAGAAGATCGCCCGCGACCTCCTGGCGCGCGTCCGCATCCCGGACAAAGCCGACAAGCACCCGGCCAATCTCTCGGGCGGCCAGCAGCAGCGGGTCGCGATCGCGCGCGCGCTCGCCATGCAGCCGCGCATCATGCTCTTCGACGAGCCGACCTCCGCGCTGGATCCCGAGATGATCAACGAGGTGCTCGACGTCATGACCGACCTCGCCAAGGAGGGCATGACCATGATGGTGGTGACGCACGAGATGGGCTTCGCCCGCCGCGTCGCCCACCGCGTGACCTTCATGGACGAGGGCCAGATCGTCGAGGCCGCGACACCGCAGGACTTCTTCTCGGCTCCGAAGTCCGACCGCGCCAAGGACTTCCTCTCCAAGATCCTGTCCCACTAA
- a CDS encoding biotin/lipoyl-containing protein, protein MAGAVKFEAQLDGDVIPVDVTGSGGRYRLALGEEVLHVDARPTGGGGWSLLLGQASTAADVTEEDGCFVVHVEGEAYAIRVEEETRYIIRTRGGAATAGGQVLKAPMPGRVVLVEVAVGQVVKPGDGLVILEAMKMENEFKAGVTGTVKEIRVEAGQAVNPGDVLLVIE, encoded by the coding sequence GTGGCGGGCGCGGTGAAGTTCGAGGCCCAGCTCGACGGCGACGTCATCCCCGTGGACGTCACCGGCTCGGGCGGCCGCTACCGCTTGGCGCTGGGCGAGGAAGTCCTTCACGTGGACGCGCGGCCGACGGGCGGCGGCGGCTGGTCGCTGCTGCTGGGCCAGGCGTCGACGGCGGCGGACGTCACCGAAGAGGACGGGTGCTTCGTCGTCCACGTCGAGGGCGAGGCTTACGCGATCCGCGTGGAGGAAGAGACGCGCTACATCATCCGCACGCGCGGCGGCGCCGCAACGGCCGGGGGGCAGGTGCTCAAGGCGCCCATGCCGGGCCGCGTGGTGCTCGTCGAGGTCGCCGTCGGCCAGGTGGTCAAGCCGGGCGACGGTCTGGTCATTCTGGAGGCCATGAAGATGGAGAACGAGTTCAAGGCTGGCGTTACGGGTACAGTTAAAGAAATCCGCGTCGAGGCCGGCCAGGCCGTGAACCCGGGCGACGTCCTCCTCGTGATCGAGTAG
- the accC gene encoding acetyl-CoA carboxylase biotin carboxylase subunit: MTPPFTKVLIANRGEIAVRVIRACREMGIGTVAVFSEADREALHVLQADEAVAIGPAPAAESYLNQDTIIAAARATGAQAIHPGYGFLAENAAFAEACAAAGLVFIGPPPAAVRSMGDKMAARRVAAKLGVPLVPGTSEPLADGAEAARVAREIGYPVMIKAAMGGGGKGMRLVHAYAELEGALRAARSEAGSAFGDASVYIERYITEPRHIEIQILADAHGTVVHLGERECSIQRRHQKLVEESPAPCVDAAMRRAMGEAACKIAAVAGYVNAGTVEFLVDRDRNFYFLEMNARLQVEHPVTEFVTGRDLVREQIRIAAGEKLGYTQEDIVFNGHAIECRINAEDPDANFMPSPGKILGLRAPGGPWVRDDSGVYEGYTVPRYYDTLMAKLIVWAPDREAAIARMDRALAEYHVSGVRTTLPVLRRIIRHPDFAAGKLDTHFMERLPGGHGSGSRRTVALIAAVLEAYERAGRQAAPQAAQGPGPWARSGRPGGSKWRAR; encoded by the coding sequence GTGACGCCCCCCTTCACGAAGGTCCTGATCGCCAATCGCGGTGAAATCGCGGTGCGGGTCATCCGCGCCTGCCGCGAGATGGGCATCGGCACCGTCGCCGTCTTTTCGGAGGCCGACCGCGAGGCTCTGCACGTGCTCCAGGCCGACGAAGCGGTGGCCATCGGCCCCGCGCCCGCCGCGGAGAGCTACCTCAACCAGGACACGATCATCGCGGCCGCCCGCGCCACGGGCGCCCAGGCGATCCACCCGGGCTACGGTTTCCTCGCCGAGAATGCCGCCTTCGCCGAGGCGTGCGCCGCGGCCGGGCTGGTCTTCATCGGTCCGCCGCCCGCCGCCGTGCGCTCCATGGGAGACAAGATGGCCGCGCGCCGCGTGGCGGCCAAGCTGGGCGTGCCGCTCGTGCCCGGCACCTCCGAGCCTCTCGCCGACGGGGCGGAAGCCGCGCGGGTGGCGAGAGAGATCGGCTATCCGGTGATGATCAAGGCGGCCATGGGCGGCGGCGGCAAGGGTATGCGCCTCGTGCACGCCTACGCCGAGCTTGAAGGCGCCCTGCGTGCCGCGCGCTCCGAGGCGGGCTCGGCCTTCGGCGACGCGTCCGTGTACATCGAGCGGTACATTACCGAGCCGCGCCACATCGAGATCCAAATCCTGGCCGACGCCCACGGCACCGTCGTCCACCTGGGTGAGCGCGAGTGCTCCATCCAGCGCCGGCACCAGAAGCTCGTCGAGGAGAGCCCGGCTCCATGCGTGGACGCGGCCATGAGGCGGGCGATGGGCGAGGCCGCCTGCAAGATCGCGGCGGTGGCGGGCTACGTGAATGCCGGCACCGTCGAGTTCCTCGTGGACCGCGACCGCAACTTCTACTTCCTCGAGATGAACGCGCGGCTGCAGGTCGAGCACCCGGTGACCGAGTTCGTCACCGGGCGCGACCTGGTGCGCGAGCAGATCAGGATCGCCGCGGGGGAGAAGCTCGGCTACACGCAGGAGGACATCGTCTTCAACGGCCACGCCATCGAATGCCGGATCAACGCCGAAGACCCCGACGCCAACTTCATGCCCTCGCCGGGGAAGATCCTGGGACTGCGCGCGCCGGGCGGCCCCTGGGTGCGCGACGACTCGGGCGTCTACGAGGGCTACACGGTGCCGCGCTACTACGACACGCTGATGGCCAAGCTCATCGTCTGGGCGCCGGACCGCGAGGCCGCGATCGCCCGTATGGATCGTGCGCTCGCCGAATACCACGTGAGCGGCGTGCGGACCACACTGCCCGTCCTGCGCCGCATCATCCGGCATCCGGACTTCGCCGCGGGCAAGCTCGACACGCACTTCATGGAGCGCCTGCCGGGCGGCCACGGCAGCGGCTCGCGCCGCACCGTGGCGCTCATCGCCGCCGTGCTCGAGGCCTACGAGCGCGCGGGACGCCAGGCGGCGCCGCAAGCGGCGCAGGGGCCGGGCCCCTGGGCGCGGTCAGGGCGGCCCGGCGGTTCTAAGTGGCGGGCGCGGTGA
- a CDS encoding ABC transporter substrate-binding protein: protein MAIYLGPEPRRITALVLAVCAAAVLSGTAPAQGQQKVKIGALKLTSSAPLFIGVEKGYFKEFGIEPELVFFQAAAPIATALATGQLDVGATGVTAALYNIVLGGEQMWIVADKGREWPGYPLTGIVVQRELYDGGLRGIGDLKGKRIGITTLGSTFHYHLGNVLEKAGLTLADVRVVPLQTMPAAMEALKGKQVDAILLPQPFPGVAESQGFGKILFWAGDLYPWQVATVFYSKKFSADRTRAVDFMKGYVKASRYYYDAVLVQRAGKPSPGADYDEVVRITAKYTEARPEVIRLGFPFQDRNGRLLVTDIERQMQWWTQNGFMKRTIPLRSIVDTSFVEEAVKAVPEK from the coding sequence GTGGCGATTTACCTAGGACCAGAACCGCGCCGGATCACGGCACTCGTCCTGGCGGTCTGCGCTGCCGCAGTCCTTTCGGGCACAGCGCCCGCGCAGGGCCAGCAGAAGGTCAAGATCGGCGCGCTCAAGCTGACCTCGTCGGCGCCGCTCTTCATCGGCGTCGAGAAGGGTTACTTCAAGGAGTTCGGCATCGAGCCCGAGCTGGTGTTCTTCCAGGCTGCCGCGCCCATCGCCACGGCGCTGGCGACGGGGCAGCTGGACGTCGGCGCCACCGGCGTCACGGCGGCCCTCTACAACATCGTGCTCGGAGGCGAGCAGATGTGGATCGTGGCCGACAAGGGACGCGAGTGGCCGGGCTACCCGCTCACAGGCATCGTGGTCCAGCGGGAGCTGTACGACGGCGGCCTGCGCGGGATCGGGGACCTCAAGGGCAAGCGCATCGGCATCACCACGCTGGGCTCGACCTTCCACTACCACCTCGGCAACGTCCTCGAGAAGGCCGGGCTCACGCTGGCGGATGTCCGCGTGGTGCCGCTGCAGACGATGCCGGCGGCCATGGAGGCGCTCAAGGGCAAGCAGGTGGACGCGATCCTCCTGCCTCAGCCCTTTCCGGGCGTGGCGGAGTCCCAGGGCTTCGGCAAGATCCTCTTCTGGGCCGGCGACCTCTACCCGTGGCAGGTGGCCACCGTCTTTTACTCGAAGAAATTCTCGGCCGACCGCACGCGGGCGGTCGATTTCATGAAGGGCTACGTCAAGGCCTCGCGCTACTATTACGACGCGGTGCTGGTCCAGAGGGCCGGCAAGCCGTCGCCCGGCGCCGACTACGACGAGGTGGTCCGCATCACGGCGAAGTACACGGAGGCGCGGCCCGAGGTCATTCGCCTCGGCTTTCCCTTCCAGGACCGGAACGGCCGCCTGCTCGTCACCGACATCGAGAGGCAGATGCAGTGGTGGACGCAGAACGGTTTCATGAAGCGCACGATCCCGCTCAGGAGTATTGTGGACACCTCGTTCGTGGAGGAGGCCGTAAAGGCCGTCCCCGAGAAGTGA
- a CDS encoding ABC transporter ATP-binding protein, with protein sequence MTAAVEASRGPCWYAVAGFAMRVIVDRLSKTYRDRSGQQLAALEDIALRVEPEEFVAVLGPSGCGKSTLLGIMAGLLPATAGEVFFEGERRDGQPLTATVFQEFALFPWRTVRGNVEFGLEELGAAPEERKERVARFIAMTGLEGFEDRFPHQLSGGMRQRVGIARALAVDPAVLLMDEPFSALDAQTRTLMMEELLGIWERARTSIVYVTHNIQEAVYMADRVVVLSRRPGRVLDVVPIELKRPRHEGQMGEPAFVHAQERIWGLIKTQAQAALREGRA encoded by the coding sequence ATGACGGCCGCGGTCGAGGCAAGCCGGGGCCCATGCTGGTATGCTGTGGCGGGTTTCGCCATGCGCGTCATCGTGGACCGGCTGTCCAAGACCTATCGCGACCGGAGCGGCCAGCAGCTGGCCGCCCTCGAGGACATCGCCCTCAGGGTCGAGCCGGAGGAGTTCGTGGCCGTCCTCGGCCCCTCCGGCTGCGGCAAGTCCACGCTCCTCGGCATCATGGCCGGGCTCCTGCCGGCGACGGCGGGCGAGGTCTTCTTCGAAGGCGAGCGCCGGGACGGCCAGCCGCTGACGGCCACGGTCTTCCAGGAGTTCGCCCTGTTCCCCTGGCGGACTGTGCGGGGCAACGTCGAGTTCGGCCTCGAGGAGCTGGGGGCGGCGCCTGAGGAACGGAAGGAGCGCGTGGCGCGTTTCATCGCCATGACGGGGCTCGAGGGCTTCGAGGACAGGTTTCCCCACCAGCTCTCGGGCGGGATGCGGCAGCGGGTCGGCATCGCGCGGGCGCTGGCGGTGGATCCGGCCGTGCTGCTCATGGACGAGCCCTTCTCGGCCCTCGACGCCCAGACGCGCACGCTCATGATGGAAGAGCTGCTCGGCATCTGGGAGCGGGCGCGCACGAGCATCGTCTACGTCACGCACAACATCCAGGAGGCCGTCTACATGGCCGACCGCGTCGTCGTGCTTTCGCGGCGGCCGGGACGGGTGCTCGACGTCGTGCCTATCGAGCTCAAGCGGCCGCGGCACGAGGGCCAGATGGGCGAGCCCGCCTTCGTCCACGCGCAAGAGCGCATCTGGGGGCTGATCAAGACGCAGGCCCAGGCGGCGCTGCGAGAGGGGCGCGCGTGA
- a CDS encoding N-formylglutamate amidohydrolase, whose product MSVPHYGTQPLPHITRDDYGEPWFETFAYGFADTFAGDLYGDLHEHGATVLATPFSRMFVDVNRRRDDFERHDGEVRSRRGVVRTHTMRDVPIFARPLGLADLEHRLQTLYDPYYSTLERLLAQIRDAHGYAMLLDGHTGSPRRMKDHQVIIGTRHEATCAPQLVATVAAIFTRHGFEVHENVSGYTGGNIVATFGQPRTRRVHALQLEINASLLTTTTREEFIAHVSRGGLPEKAEENIARVRQCLRDVLAALPSVLATVHDAW is encoded by the coding sequence GTGAGCGTGCCGCACTATGGCACGCAGCCGCTGCCGCATATCACCCGCGACGACTATGGCGAGCCCTGGTTTGAGACCTTCGCCTACGGATTCGCCGATACCTTTGCGGGCGATCTCTACGGCGACCTGCACGAGCACGGTGCCACCGTCCTCGCGACGCCCTTTTCGCGCATGTTCGTCGACGTTAATCGCCGCCGCGATGACTTCGAGCGCCACGACGGCGAGGTGCGCTCCCGACGTGGGGTGGTCCGCACCCATACCATGCGCGACGTGCCCATCTTCGCGCGCCCGCTCGGGCTTGCCGACCTCGAACACCGGCTACAGACGCTCTACGACCCCTACTACTCGACCCTGGAGCGCCTGCTCGCCCAGATCCGTGACGCCCACGGCTACGCGATGCTCCTCGATGGCCACACCGGCAGCCCGCGCCGGATGAAGGACCACCAGGTGATCATCGGCACGCGCCACGAGGCTACCTGCGCCCCGCAGCTCGTGGCGACCGTGGCCGCGATCTTCACCCGCCACGGCTTCGAGGTGCACGAAAACGTCAGCGGTTATACCGGCGGCAACATCGTGGCCACGTTCGGCCAACCCAGGACCCGGCGCGTCCACGCCCTCCAGCTGGAGATCAACGCGTCCCTGTTGACCACAACGACCCGCGAGGAATTCATCGCCCACGTGTCGCGAGGGGGACTCCCCGAGAAGGCGGAAGAGAACATCGCCCGTGTTCGCCAGTGCCTCCGGGACGTGCTGGCGGCCCTGCCCTCGGTCCTGGCTACCGTGCACGATGCCTGGTGA
- a CDS encoding TlpA disulfide reductase family protein, producing the protein MRLAAAVGVLLLAAQTAAAAPNWAALEAQPYEPPKPAPAFELPDPDGKVTRLEDLRGKVVLLFFWATWUPTCREELPPVNRLYTELRSKGLEVRLVSFREDPALVKRTAAERGYTAPVLVDRKGDVTGLGYGVFGPPTAYLIDRQGRLVARIVGERDWSTRAVKGLLLEILKQPAK; encoded by the coding sequence ATGCGCCTTGCGGCGGCGGTCGGAGTCCTGCTGCTCGCGGCGCAGACGGCCGCCGCCGCCCCGAACTGGGCCGCGCTCGAGGCGCAGCCCTACGAGCCACCGAAGCCGGCGCCCGCGTTCGAGCTGCCGGACCCCGACGGCAAGGTGACGCGCCTCGAAGATCTGCGCGGAAAGGTGGTGCTGCTCTTCTTCTGGGCGACCTGGTGACCGACGTGCCGGGAGGAGTTGCCTCCCGTCAACAGGCTCTACACGGAGCTCCGGTCGAAAGGGCTCGAGGTCAGGCTCGTGAGCTTCCGCGAGGACCCGGCGCTGGTCAAGCGCACGGCCGCCGAGCGCGGCTACACGGCGCCCGTCCTCGTTGACCGCAAGGGCGACGTCACGGGGCTCGGTTACGGTGTCTTCGGCCCACCGACGGCCTATCTCATAGACCGGCAGGGGCGGCTCGTCGCGCGCATCGTAGGCGAGCGGGACTGGAGCACGCGGGCGGTGAAAGGCCTGCTCCTCGAGATCCTGAAGCAGCCCGCCAAATAG